Proteins found in one Plasmodium relictum strain SGS1 genome assembly, chromosome: 13 genomic segment:
- the HMGB1 gene encoding high mobility group protein B1, putative, whose product MEGKKNKETKNNGGKEVRKRRKNKKDPHAPKRSLSAYMFFAKEKRAEIISNDPELSKDVATVGKMIGEAWNKLGEKEKIPFEKKAQEDKIRYEKEKAEYANSKVKA is encoded by the coding sequence atggaaggaaaaaaaaataaagaaacaaaaaataatggaGGTAAAGAAGTGAGGaagagaagaaaaaataaaaaagatccACATGCACCTAAAAGATCTTTATCTGCTTATATGTTTTTcgcaaaagaaaaaagagcAGAAATAATAAGCAATGATCCCGAATTAAGTAAAGACGTTGCTACTGTTGGAAAAATGATTGGAGAAGCATGGAATAAATTgggagaaaaagaaaaaattccatttgaaaaaaaagcacaagaagataaaataagatatgaaaaagaaaaagccGAATATGCTAATTCTAAAGTGAAAGCATAa
- the ORC1 gene encoding origin recognition complex subunit 1, putative: MNDNEILSPTKKGIKLDVSKLNISNFNNISKNENKKKESYIIDYNKIKNSTQEFYIELNEKDETIKNSAIIKKAQYNFDKSSSSASFSSTSYPCSSESDSSNNNNNKISKGKNKIKINSDNINENMRKKQKKQNSHKYNLKKKSKEEKKKNDTNKTKDKNIINRNTKTLKSENDKELIKKNSSNLLMKRNNKCISKDGDTYENVKKKKKYMHDENINEENINSKQKKKKNNESIDNIVNIIKSNTINLVKDNCCEYEDGIIYESILINGIKYSINDNVMIFYSNNNNNNNENTYKIKKGKISGFYKNLNSSNVEVEICLYYDKNDETYIKELEKKQKSRRSKGDFIDFLDEKKKDFYLLGNIEFKILDANLILKKINVYNEKKLFEEDNTLIKGKEKFLCTHYLKEREDKICEIQNEDHWDNLVLGSSDLYYYFSNNKKNNKSKSLKLIIEKLKINEEMDNEKKDFKHNSTNHSTKANTTTNAKSRNIDLKTNKSKTTTHKESAKENAHSKNVDHCKDTSFNNLLKQDQENYYINLLCNIKDPTDKAIRMMQLDVVPKYLPCREKEIKEVHGFLESGIKQSGSNQILYISGMPGTGKTATVYSVIQLLQNKSRQKLLPPFNVFEINGMNVVHPNAAYQVFYKQLFNKKPPNALNSFKMIDRLFNRSQKDNRNVSILIIDEIDYLITKTQKVLFTFFDWPTKVNSKLVLIAISNTMDLPERLIPRCRSRLAFGRLVFSPYKGDEIEKIIKERLENCKEIIDHTAIQLCARKVANVSGDIRKALQICRKAFENKRGQKIVPRDITEATNQLFDSPLTNAINYLPWAFKIFLTCIIIELRVLNEFIIPFKKVVNRYKTIIETSGKYIGMCSDHELFKIMLDKLVKMGILLIRPYIPLENLSKRKTKEALLGFNESSKKSEYRGAKTQVSADIDKESGDMGLEINVETQLIITALMKDPECSKKLNFYSNI; the protein is encoded by the coding sequence atgAATGATAATGAAATTCTAAGTCCTACTAAAAAAGGTATAAAATTAGATGTaagtaaattaaatatttcaaattttaataatatttcaaaaaatgaaaataaaaaaaaagaaagttaTATAAttgattataataaaataaaaaatagtacACAAGAGTTTTATAtagaattaaatgaaaaagacgaaacaataaaaaatagtgctataataaaaaaagcgcaatataattttgataaatCATCATCTTCTGCTTCCTTTTCATCGACTTCATACCCATGCTCTTCTGAAAGCGATTCGTcgaataataacaataataaaataagtaaaggaaaaaataaaataaaaataaacagtgataatataaatgaaaacatgagaaaaaaacaaaaaaaacaaaattcgcataaatataatttaaaaaaaaaaagtaaagaagaaaaaaaaaaaaatgatacaaacaaaacaaaagataaaaatatcattaaCAGAAATACGAAAACattaaaaagtgaaaatgataaagaactaattaaaaaaaatagttcaAATTTACTaatgaaaagaaataataaatgtatttCAAAAGATGGAGATACATATGAGAAtgtcaagaaaaaaaaaaaatatatgcatgatgaaaatataaacgaagaaaatataaattcaaaacaaaaaaaaaaaaaaaataacgaAAGTATTGATAATAtagtaaatataataaaaagtaatacTATTAATCTTGTTAAGGATAATTGCTGTGAGTATGAAGATGGAATAATTTACGAAAGTATATTGATAAATGGAATAAAGTATTCGATAAATGATAATGTTATGATATTTTATtcaaacaataataataataataatgagaatacatataaaataaaaaaaggaaaaatatcaggattttataaaaatcttAACAGTAGTAATGTTGAAGTAGAAATATGTCTATATTACGATAAAAACGATGAAACATACATAAAAGAATTAGAAAAGAAACAGAAATCAAGAAGATCAAAAGGAGATTTTATAGATTTTcttgatgaaaaaaaaaaggatttttatttattaggaaatattgaatttaaaatattagatgctaatttaattttgaaaaaaataaatgtatataatgaaaaaaaattatttgaagaAGACAATACTTTAATTAAAGGAAAAGAGAAATTTCTTTGCActcattatttaaaagagaGAGAAGATAAAATATGTGAAATACAAAATGAAGATCATTGGGATAACTTAGTATTAGGTTCAAgtgatttatattattatttctctaataataaaaaaaataataaaagcaaatcattaaaattaattatagaaaaattaaaaataaatgaagaaatggataatgaaaaaaaagatttcaAACATAATAGTACTAACCATTCAACAAAAGCAAATACTACAACAAATGCTAAAAGTAGAAACATAGAtcttaaaacaaataaatcaaaaacaACAACCCATAAGGAAAGTGCAAAAGAAAATGCTCATTCAAAAAATGTTGATCATTGTAAGGATACATCTTTCAATAATCTCCTGAAGCAAGATCAGGAAAATTATtacattaatttattatgtaatataaaagatCCTACTGATAAGGCAATTAGGATGATGCAGCTAGATGTAGTACCCAAATATTTACCGTGTAGagaaaaggaaataaaagaagTTCATGGGTTTTTAGAATCAGGAATTAAACAATCAGGAAGTAATCagattttatatataagtgGAATGCCTGGAACAGGAAAAACAGCCACTGTATATAGTGTAATTCAATTATTGCAAAATAAGAGTAGACAAAAATTATTACCACCATTTAATGTATTTGAAATAAATGGAATGAATGTTGTTCATCCAAATGCAGCCTATCAAGTTTTCTATAAgcaattatttaataaaaaaccACCTAATGCCTTAAATTCGTTCAAAATGATTGATAGATTATTTAATAGAAGTCAAAAAGATAATAGAAATGTATCCATTTTAATCATTGATGAAATTGATTACTTAATTACTAAAACGCAAAAAGttctttttactttttttgaTTGGCCAACAAAAGTAAATAGCAAACTAGTATTAATAGCTATTTCTAATACGATGGATTTACCTGAACGATTAATACCAAGATGTAGATCTCGATTAGCATTTGGACGCCTAGTATTTAGTCCTTATAAAGGagatgaaatagaaaaaataattaaagaaaGATTAGAAAACTGCAAAGAAATAATAGACCATACAGCTATCCAATTATGTGCAAGAAAAGTAGCAAATGTATCAGGAGATATAAGAAAGGCATTGCAAATTTGTAGAAAAGCTTTTGAAAACAAAAGAGGACAGAAGATAGTTCCAAGAGATATTACTGAAGCGACTAATCAACTCTTTGATTCTCCTCTAACAAATGCTATTAATTATTTACCATGggcatttaaaatatttcttacTTGTATTATAATTGAATTAAGAGTGCTTAATGAATTTATTATTCCTTTTAAAAAAGTGGTTAATAGGTATAAAACAATAATAGAAACAAGTGGTAAATATATAGGCATGTGTAGTGATcatgaattatttaaaatcatGTTAGATAAATTAGTAAAAATGggtattcttttaattagaCCTTATATACCTCTAGAAAATTTATcgaaaagaaaaacaaaagaagCTCTATTAGGTTTTAATGAATCATCAAAAAAATCTGAATACAGAGGCGCTAAAACACAAGTCAGTGCAGATATTGATAAAGAATCAGGAGATATGGGATTAGAAATTAACGTTGAAACTCAATTAATAATTACAGCATTAATGAAAGACCCAGAATGttcaaaaaaattgaatttttactcaaatatataa
- the SRP14 gene encoding signal recognition particle subunit SRP14, putative — translation MVLLSNNLFIEELKKLCGEIEGKKKTSIWITMKRVKRSNIKNSEPKKESSEKKNKKINKDDNKNNKKYICLIRATDGKKKKISTHVYDNVIDFSQEISNIIKS, via the exons aTGGTTTTATTAAGTAATAACTTATTTattgaagaattaaaaaaactgTGTGGAGAAATAGAAGGTAAAAAGAAGACTTCAATTTGGATAACTATGAAAAGAg ttaaaaGAAGTAACATCAAAAATTCTGAACCTAAAAAAGAATccagtgaaaaaaaaaataaaaaaataaataaagatgataataaaaacaataaaaaatatatttgtttaataAGAGCGACAGATggtaagaaaaaaaaaatttcaacaCATGTTTATGATAATGTAATTGACTTTTCTCAAGAAATAAGTAATATCATAAAATCTTAA
- a CDS encoding transporter, putative: MNLIFKSIDNEINKCYIKLKEEEFKTKTKINVLIFCYLCFFIYTWYISIICLFPLKFNDLFFIFHFLFQGIGAIFLGFFSDIYGRKKCLNISFAILFIILLITFITVNPSFFLFYENSKTVFVNKDFYNLKSYTKPNIENYQNIHKYLNNYNSSFQKVEEEEEEEEEEEEEEEEEIEIEKKKDIIYEKENSHKIFRKNNTNQLENFIFNNNDKLRKKTLSKKIISYNYININESEPDKIHISNNNYKKSDFSNNSIDNFINKNDKNKYKDVNDDYNKSNPYIYDIHKDNFIYILSSNYGNLNKHIKDSLFNEKYLSHKSNNYNVKKKKDNTYNKLNNNLYENKKKKKRINSNYRKLYHDLVITINKSLKERNVQNFGNKFYKHLINECIKEHLKNTFIRLPDNIIGISKKFNTANNNFNEISSVSSNLNQNLIHIINSNFSNIKDGCVNEILSITDKLSKINYTNTGEIKFPISNENIDYGKNNDTNYKNRLNDIKNDDFFLLISQIIFYVLTCLSGFFVKGINNVLCIIITENIKPNYKTKAVCLIFIIENFSLIMIRLIFFFNGNKNIYISFKFNLFFLVILNIIIIAILNIYFVNFNTNVLKIQKKILKKLYQKNYQTSLSFFNNNNGNTIYKEILNNEINSNNSKKNYTSYNLKYKNQFFNNNYSENYFNVHNLNGLNKENDENENFFIDKFDENGKFNNIEYNVSLSNIMEEENYNNDNLCVNNNINSSNESIQINRKKKNYINEINEINNNGNYDNILNNNNIKKKMDHLLSEKININKEILEYTENLKKNEIFKIYMKWIYYYFDAHRYLISALCTLFFLFNFLYISFFIIYNIFIYDIKNISNFHKLNNSFIIMNSVILIFYFYLYFKLNRLILKILNLFGYLLITFISFGLILFLCSTSYFQFSLYDNTYIIYSVIFYTFLFIPNVSLFLFSINSFHTICKGGLIGIFVFFGNLGFIAYAIIKVFIILKYFTLVNLTFSCIICILSSIIMILFIPQMSTSVDYNIVDDVYFNHFLSYIYNKKNVSPLFRTISISYEIHNN; the protein is encoded by the coding sequence atgaatCTAATTTTCAAAAGTAtagataatgaaataaacaaatgttatattaaattgaaagaagaagaatttaaaacaaaaacaaaaattaatgttttgattttttgttatttgtgtttttttatatatacttgGTATATTAGTATAATATGCTTATTTccattaaaatttaatgatttattttttattttccattttctttttcaaggTATTGGTGCTATATTTCTAGGATTTTTTTCTGACATATatggaagaaaaaaatgtctaaatatttcatttgcTATTCTATTTATCATACTTTTAATAACCTTTATTACAGTAAATCCatctttctttttattttacgaAAATTCTAAAACtgtttttgtaaataaagaTTTCTATAATCTAAAAAGTTATACTAAACCcaatatagaaaattatcaaaatattcataaatatttaaataattataattccTCATTTCAAAAAgtagaagaagaagaagaagaagaagaagaagaagaagaagaagaagaagaagaaatagaaatagaaaaaaaaaaagacataatttatgaaaaagaaaattctcataaaatttttagaaaaaataacacCAATCaattagaaaattttatttttaataacaatgataaattaagaaaaaaaaccttaagtaaaaaaataatctcatataattatattaacatAAATGAAAGCGAACCAGACAAGATACATATTTCAaacaataattataaaaagagtGATTTTTCCAATAATTCCAttgataattttataaataaaaatgataaaaataaatataaagatgTAAATGatgattataataaaagtaatccttatatttatgatatacataaagataattttatttatatcctTTCTTCCAATTATGGCAATTTaaataaacatataaaagattctttatttaacgaaaaatatttaagtcataaaagtaataattataatgtcaaaaaaaaaaaagataatacatataataaattaaataacaatttatacgaaaataaaaaaaaaaaaaaaaggataaacAGTAATTATAGAAAATTATATCATGATTTAGTAATAACGATTAACAAAagtttaaaagaaagaaatgttcaGAATTTTGGTAATAAATTCTATAAGCATCTAATTAATGAATGCATAAAAGAACACctaaaaaatacttttatcAGATTACCAGACAATATAATTGGCATAAGTAAAAAGTTTAATACAGCAAATAACAACTTTAATGAAATTTCTAGTGTTTCAAGTAATCTAAACCAAAAtttaatacatataataaacagtaattttagtaatataaaagatgGTTGTGTAAATGAAATACTATCGATTACTGATAAGctaagtaaaataaattatactaATACAggagaaataaaatttcctATAAGTAACGAAAACATTGATTAtggaaaaaataatgatacaaattataaaaatagattaaatgatataaaaaacgatgatttttttttattaatatcacaaataattttttatgttttaacATGTTTAAGTGGATTTTTTGTTAAAGGAATAAATAATGTTTTATGTATCATAATAACAGAAAACATAAAACCCAATTATAAGACAAAGGCAGTATgccttatttttatcattgaaaatttttctttaattatgATTCgcctaatattttttttcaacggaaacaaaaatatatatatttcatttaaatttaatttattttttttagtcatattaaatataattataattgctatactaaatatttattttgtgaATTTTAATACTAATGTCttaaaaattcaaaagaaaattcttaaaaagttatatcaaaaaaattatcaaactTCATTAagcttttttaataataataatggaaATACAATATacaaagaaattttaaacaatgaaataaattcaaataatagtaaaaaaaattatacttcTTATAatcttaaatataaaaatcaattttttaacaataattatagcgaaaattattttaatgtacataatttaaatggattaaataaagaaaatgatgaaaatgaaaattttttcataGATAAGTTTGACGAAAATGgcaaatttaataatatagaatATAATGTAAGTTTAAGTAATATAATGgaagaagaaaattataacaatGATAACTTATgtgtaaataataatataaatagttCAAATGAAAGTATTCAGATAAatcgtaaaaaaaaaaattatatcaatGAGATAAATGAAATTAACAATAATGGAAACtatgataatatattaaataataataatattaaaaaaaaaatggatcATCTTTTAAGtgaaaagataaatataaataaagaaattttagaatatacagaaaatctaaaaaaaaatgaaatatttaaaatatatatgaaatggatttattactattttgATGCTCACAGATATTTAATCTCAGCATTATGcacattattttttctttttaatttcttatatataagtttttttattatatacaatatatttatttatgatataaaaaatatatctaattttcataaattgaataattcatttataattatgaattctgtaattttaattttttatttttatttatattttaaattaaatcgtttaatattaaaaatattaaatttatttggaTATTTATTGATtacatttatatcatttggacttattttgtttttatgtTCTACTtcttattttcaattttctttatatgataatacatatattatatatagtgtaatattttatacatttttgtttatacctaatgtatctttatttttgttttctatTAATTCTTTTCACACAATATGTAAGGGAGGTTTAATAggcatttttgttttttttggCAATTTAGGATTTATTGCATATGCAATAATTAaagtttttataattcttaaatattttacattaGTTAATCTAACTTTTTCATGTATAATTTGCATATTATCTTCTATAATCATGATTTTGTTTATTCCTCAAATGAGTACATCAGTTGATTACAACATAGTAGATGATGTTTAttttaatcattttttatcatatatttataataaaaaaaatgtttctCCTCTCTTCAGAACTATTTCTATTTCTTATGAAAttcataataattaa
- the SUA5 gene encoding threonylcarbamoyl-AMP synthase, putative, with protein MAKIIQGLDLLNNEDIKRKLKQHIDNNYLIGLPTETVYGLGGNSLNEDSLKNIFQMKNRPVSDPIISHVYDISQAFEQLYHINIFEKYIIYVLSKKFWPGPLSIIAKAKKNVPLILTAHTKFCAVRIPNNMIAREIIKICETPIAAPSANKFQHISPTNSLHVFEEFKDENILIFDDGQCDVGIESTVLKITKFKKRNNVDPQKIHKNFNNKINNIQEKHILNNSIPEDFNFSNDKNDNNNNDDEVTTDNEYENEYKGELKLLRDLTNSQKSESNIEMYVKLKNIFENIESNKEKSYYIYEKILKYKRLYDYRIIIYRRGKYTKNDIEEVLMNNNLLNNIKVDLYKKIKFEDLGIFQKKSEYQNDDNFKVIDNNNNNNNNDNIINENTYKQNKKFLQEPKNTNQEKNEVSPGLLITHYSPFVSTYMVDIISKKENKNNNLSNIQLNKCIFLDIGNSFINYQNYFLKYINIYYDNLSEEEQIKYVTKNFFLFLRKAETLAISNKAKNILISIVNFKSSDELYFSIFDRIFRSASGKILKVFMNNGELQILNN; from the coding sequence ATGGCAAAAATAATACAAGGGttagatttattaaataatgaagatattaaaagaaagttAAAACAACATAtagataataattatttaattggACTTCCAACAGAAACAGTATATGGATTAGGAGGTAATTCATTAAATGAAGATTctttaaagaatatttttcaaatgaaaaatagGCCAGTAAGTGATCCAATCATATCTCATGTATATGATATATCACAAGCCTTTGAACAATTATatcatattaatatttttgaaaaatatattatttatgtattaagtaaaaaattttggCCTGGACCATTATCAATTATAGctaaagcaaaaaaaaatgttccTTTAATATTAACAGCTCATACAAAATTTTGTGCAGTAAGAATACCTAATAATATGATCGCAagagaaataataaaaatatgtgaaACTCCAATTGCTGCCCCATCAGCAAATAAATTTCAACATATTAGTCCAACTAATTCTCTTCATGTTTTCGAAGAATTTAAAGATGAAaacattttaatatttgATGACGGGCAATGTGATGTAGGCATAGAATCAActgttttaaaaataacgaaatttaaaaaaagaaataatgtAGACCCTCAAAAGATTCATAAAaactttaataataaaataaataatatacagGAAAAACATATTCTCAATAATTCCATCCCTGaagattttaattttagcaatgataaaaatgataataataacaatgatGATGAGGTTACGACAGATAATGAATAcgaaaatgaatataaaggAGAACTGAAGCTTTTGCGTGATTTAACAAATTCCCAAAAATCTGAGTCAAATATAGAAATGtatgtaaaattaaaaaatatatttgaaaatattgaaaGTAATAAGGAGAAATCATATtacatatatgaaaaaattttaaaatataaaagattatACGATTAtagaattataatatatagaaGAGGCAAATATACTAAAAATGATATTGAAGAAGTTTTAATGAATAACAATCTCTTAAATAACATTAAAGTTGACTTgtataagaaaataaaattcgaAGATCTTggaatatttcaaaaaaaaagcgAATATCAGAATGATGATAATTTTAAAGtaattgataataataataataataataataatgataatataattaatgaaaacACATATAAACagaacaaaaaatttttacaagaaccaaaaaatacaaatcaggaaaaaaatgaagtcAGTCCTGGTCTTTTGATAACTCATTATAGCCCTTTTGTTTCTACATATATGGTTGAcataatttcaaaaaaagaaaataagaaCAATAATTTGTCAAATATCCAATTgaataaatgtatatttttagatATAGGAAactcttttattaattatcaaaattattttttaaagtatataaatatatattatgataATTTATCTGAGGAagaacaaataaaatatgtaacaaaaaatttttttttatttttaagaaaagcGGAAACATTAGCTATAAGTAATAAAgcaaaaaatatacttatatCAATAGTTAATTTTAAATCATCTGATGAATTATACTTTTCAATATTCGATAGAATATTTAGATCGGCTTCtggaaaaattttaaaagtattTATGAACAATGGTGAACTTCAAATTctcaataattaa
- a CDS encoding cytochrome c1 heme lyase, putative, translating into MNEEKKVSSNLKEKSSIPSNSGSWYYPSKNQFYNTTKKKGYSFSREELDMALKIHNAVNEETWRKIMKKEEKYFDLCKEQKLIRFVGNPTKLSFKAYMLTLLGYNKPFDRHDWYIDRCGKTIKYIIDYYDGKSDNNSPVSIYIDVRPQLSHKNVIDHIKVFYLKICKFIFY; encoded by the exons atgaatgaagaaaaaaaggtatcaagtaatttaaaagaaaagtcTTCCATACCATCAAATAGTGGTAGCTGGTACTATCCTTCTAAAAATcaattttataatacaacaaaaaaaaaag GTTACTCATTTTCTAGAGAAGAATTAGATATGGCATTAAAAATTCACAATGCTGTCAATGAAGAAACGTGgagaaaaattatgaaaaaggaagaaaaatattttgatttatgtaaagaacaaaaattaataagaTTTGTTGGAAATCCTACAAAATTGTCATTTAAAGCATATATGTTAACTCTACTTGGATATAATAAACCATTTGACAGACACGATTGGTATATAGATAGATGTGGAAAAACGATTaa gtaTATAATAGATTATTATGATGGAAAGAGTGATAACAATTCACCAGTTTCTATTTATATTGACGTAAGGCCACAATTAAGTCATAAAAATGTGATAGATCATATTaaagttttttatttaaaaatatgtaaatttatattttactaa
- the NAPL gene encoding nucleosome assembly protein, putative: MATTENNQPIPPEEEKEISSLLESIKIDDEKMTDLTEEQKETLKKLKLYQKEYYDYESKFEYELFLLRQKYHDLYDPIYDKRREALVGNGEAKIGTPNLPEFWLRALRNNNTVNHVIEDHDEEILVYLNDIRCDYIKKNKEKKEGFILSFHFAPNPFFSNTVLTKTYHMKCVDCDNEPVLLHTEATVIDWYDNKNILKKNVVKKQHSKNSREVKTVQQTVNRDSFFHFFTSHKVPNSNVIKQLSKHEVAQLEMIIEGDYEVALTIKERIIPYAVDYYLGIIIESESNSIVSDVDSSYSSSENNSNYNSYESNNSAYNDENSNVDTNEYDDNEEDDEEGAKSNEEPLTS; encoded by the exons ATGGCAACTACTGAGAATAATCAA ccaATACCACCTGAAgaggaaaaagaaatttcTTCACTTTTAGAAAGTATAAAAATag atgaTGAAAAAATGACTGATTTGACAGAGGAGCAAAAGGagacattaaaaaaattgaaactttatcaaaaagaatattatgaTTATGAATCTAAATTTgaatatgaattatttttattaaggCAAAAATATCACGATTTATATGATCCAATTTATGACAAAAGAAGAGAAGCATTGGTAGGAAATGGGGAAGCAAAAATAGGAACCCCCAATTTACCTGAATTTTGGTTAAGAGcattaagaaataataatacagTAAATCATGTAATTGAAGATCATGATGAAGAAATTTtagtttatttaaatgatatcAGATgtgattatataaaaaaaaataaggaaaaaaaagaaggatttattttatcatttcaCTTTGCTCCTAATCCATTTTTTAGTAATACTGTTTTAACAAAAACATATCATATGAAATGTGTTGATTGTGATAATGAGCCAGTTTTGTTACACACAGAAGCAACTGTTATTGATTGGTAtgacaataaaaatattctaaaaaagAATGTTGTAAAAAAACAACATAGTAAAAATTCGAGAGAAGTGAAAACGGTTCAGCAAACAGTTAATAGAGATagcttttttcatttttttacgAGTCATAAAGTTCCTAATTCGAATGTTATAAAGCAATTAAGTAAACATGAAGTAGCTCAATTAGAAATGATTATAGAAGGTGATTATGAAGTTGCTTTAACTATTAAAGAAAGAATTATTCCATATGCTGTTGATTATTATTTAGGTATTATTATTGAAAGTGAAAGTAATAGTATTGTTAGTGATGTTGATAGTAGTTATAGCAGTAGTGAAAATAATAGCAATTACAATAGTTATGAAAGTAATAATAGTGCTTATAATGACGAAAATAGTAATGTTGATACTAATGAATATGATGATAACGAAGAAGATGATGAAGAGGGAGCAAAAAGTAATGAAGAGCCACTTACATCATAA
- the UBC gene encoding ubiquitin-conjugating enzyme E2, putative translates to MALKRITKELQDLNKDPPTNCSAGPIGDDLFFWQATIMGPGDSPYENGVYFLNIKFPPDYPFKPPKIIFTTKIYHPNINTAGAICLDILKDQWSPALTISKVLLSISSLLTDPNADDPLVPEIAHVYKTDRTKYHQTAKAWTQKYAQ, encoded by the exons ATGGCACTAAAAAGAATAacaaaa gaATTACAAGATTTGAATAAAGATCCCCCAACAAATTGTTCTGCAGGGCCTATTGGAgatgatttatttttttggcAAGCCACAATAATGGGACCAGGAGATAG tccATATGAAAATGGGGTTTACtttttgaatataaaatTCCCTCCAGATTATCCTTTTAAGCCACCAAAA atTATTTTTACTACTAAAATATATCATCCTAATATTAATACAGCTGGAGCTATATGCCTTGATATTTTGAAGGATCAATGGAGTCCAGCATTGACCATCTCAAAAGTTTTGCTTTCtatttcatcattattaACTGACCCTAATGCag aTGATCCTTTAGTTCCTGAAATAGCACATGTGTATAAAACAGACAGAACAAAATATCATCAAACTGCTAAAGCGTGGACACAAAAATATgcacaataa